The following coding sequences are from one Thermodesulforhabdaceae bacterium window:
- a CDS encoding ABC transporter permease subunit, whose translation MKIPVTIPFESFRIRFIDVVVFLFFCGILGLVVYIASEWSYPVERSLQINLDPGNIPSYAVQSLVRMILAYSLSLVFSIWYGYTASRSKMHERLMIPMLDILQSIPVLSFLPAVVLAMINLFPGQRIGIEIASIVLIFTGQVWNMTFSYYHSINTIPREFREVTVVFGFNRFSKFLRVDLPASAIGLIWNSMMSVSGGWFFLMACEMFVLEDRDFRLPGIGSYIQMAASQGNIQCVLYGLGAMIAMIVVLDVLIWRPLIVWSQRFRMDTIPPEEERESVVLDFINTSVVLRKIGGWLSDGIDWIEKSSYRLPSPRFGKIFQWIGKLTGILELLAIGLILIWAITKVKDLVSSVNFKDAIMIAEAACYSFARTSTAILIALLWTLPAGVYIGMNPRAANVLQGIVQIAASVPATALFPVIILFLIKLGGGLDIGAIFLMLLGTQWYLLFNIIAGASAIPKDLIEIARAYNVTGWKKWRVLILPSIFPYLVTGLITASGGAWNATIVSEYVSFGGDIMKTKGLGALISQSSASGDFGLLFVSTCVMAAIVVGINRLVWKRLFYIAKTKYVLE comes from the coding sequence GTGAAGATTCCTGTTACTATACCCTTTGAATCTTTCAGAATAAGATTTATTGATGTGGTTGTTTTTTTATTCTTTTGTGGAATTCTCGGGCTGGTGGTGTATATCGCCTCCGAGTGGAGCTATCCAGTAGAGAGATCCCTTCAGATTAACCTGGATCCAGGAAACATACCATCTTACGCAGTTCAATCCCTCGTCAGAATGATTTTAGCTTATTCTCTGTCTTTGGTGTTTTCTATCTGGTATGGCTACACTGCTTCCCGAAGCAAGATGCATGAACGGCTCATGATACCCATGCTGGATATTCTTCAGTCCATCCCTGTTCTTTCTTTCCTTCCTGCTGTAGTGCTTGCAATGATAAATCTTTTTCCCGGACAGAGAATCGGAATAGAAATAGCATCTATTGTTTTGATTTTTACCGGACAGGTCTGGAACATGACCTTTAGCTATTACCATTCCATAAACACCATTCCTCGAGAATTTCGGGAAGTGACTGTAGTTTTCGGATTTAACCGTTTTTCTAAATTTCTTCGTGTTGACCTTCCCGCAAGCGCTATAGGACTGATCTGGAACAGCATGATGTCCGTTTCTGGTGGATGGTTTTTTCTTATGGCTTGCGAGATGTTTGTTTTGGAAGATAGAGATTTCCGCCTTCCTGGTATAGGCTCCTATATACAGATGGCAGCTTCTCAGGGAAACATACAGTGTGTGCTTTACGGTCTGGGTGCTATGATCGCCATGATAGTCGTTTTAGATGTGCTTATCTGGAGACCTCTAATTGTATGGTCACAGAGATTTAGAATGGACACTATACCCCCAGAGGAAGAGCGTGAGTCAGTTGTTCTGGATTTTATTAACACTTCCGTGGTTTTGAGGAAAATCGGGGGTTGGTTAAGCGATGGCATTGATTGGATTGAAAAATCAAGTTACAGGTTACCATCACCACGTTTTGGCAAGATTTTTCAATGGATCGGTAAACTGACTGGAATTTTAGAACTCCTGGCCATCGGCTTGATTCTTATCTGGGCAATTACGAAGGTCAAAGATCTGGTTTCATCAGTAAATTTTAAGGATGCAATAATGATTGCCGAGGCAGCCTGTTATTCTTTTGCCAGAACTTCTACAGCGATCCTTATCGCTCTTTTATGGACTCTTCCTGCAGGTGTTTATATAGGGATGAATCCAAGAGCTGCCAATGTGCTTCAGGGTATTGTTCAAATAGCCGCAAGTGTTCCTGCAACAGCCCTGTTCCCCGTTATCATTCTTTTCCTTATAAAACTTGGAGGTGGACTGGACATAGGAGCGATCTTTTTGATGCTTTTAGGCACTCAGTGGTATCTCTTATTTAATATTATTGCGGGCGCTTCAGCCATTCCCAAAGATCTTATTGAGATAGCCAGAGCCTACAATGTTACCGGATGGAAAAAGTGGCGAGTGCTCATTCTTCCAAGCATTTTTCCTTACCTGGTCACGGGACTTATTACTGCTTCAGGTGGAGCATGGAATGCAACGATTGTGAGTGAATATGTTTCCTTTGGTGGAGATATAATGAAAACTAAAGGGCTTGGAGCACTGATAAGTCAGTCCAGCGCCTCCGGGGATTTCGGGCTTCTTTTTGTTTCCACCTGTGTAATGGCCGCTATAGTAGTAGGAATAAACAGGTTGGTGTGGAAACGATTGTTTTACATCGCCAAAACCAAGTATGTGCTGGAGTAG
- a CDS encoding multidrug efflux SMR transporter yields MKAWIFLIVAIIFEVAGTTSMKLSEGFSRLVPSIMLFVFYAASFVGVTLALKEIDVSVAYAIWSGLGTALITLIGIFFFREAVTVLKIVSIILIIIGIVGLNLAGARE; encoded by the coding sequence ATGAAGGCGTGGATATTTCTTATTGTGGCGATAATTTTCGAGGTTGCCGGCACCACTTCAATGAAACTTTCTGAAGGGTTTTCCAGGTTGGTCCCATCAATTATGTTGTTTGTTTTTTATGCGGCATCCTTTGTGGGAGTTACCCTGGCGCTGAAGGAGATTGATGTAAGTGTCGCCTATGCGATTTGGTCAGGTCTGGGGACAGCTCTAATAACCCTGATTGGCATTTTCTTCTTCCGCGAGGCGGTAACCGTCCTGAAGATTGTGAGCATAATCCTTATTATCATAGGGATTGTGGGGCTTAACCTGGCTGGAGCAAGGGAATAA
- a CDS encoding acetoacetate--CoA ligase, with the protein MKKPLWVPSEEKIAQANITAYMKFLSQKYAKQSFKTYKELYEWSVNNIPDFWASVWEFCGIVFSKPYDEVVDDPFKMPGAKWFSGARLNFAENLLRYRDDQTAIVFVGETQQRKTITYRELYKLVGKISRALRNMGVKPGDRVVAYMPNMIETVAFMLGATSVGAIWSSCASDMGPEAVYDRFGQVEPKVLLTVDGYFYKGKQFDTFSNALKLASKMPSLEKVVVVSYAGNQIDLSQMPKAVRFEEFIGAEDVDPVFEQLPFDHPVYIMFSSGTTGKPKCMVQSAGGVLINHLKELIIHSDLKREDKIFYITTCSWMMWNWLVSSLAVGSTMVLYDGNPLYPDAYAMWQMAEREKITIFGLSASYVNALRKEGISPGKKCDLSALKQISQTGSPLSADGFEYVYSDIKKDLHFNSISGGTDINGCFAIGSPIQHVYAGELQGPALGMRVKAYDENGNHIWDREGELVCEAAAPSMPLYFWNDPDGSKYRGAYFEFFPGKNVWRHGDYVIFHSDTGGITFLGRSDSVLKPSGVRIGTAEIYNQVENIPEVADSLAIGQNWQGDQRIILFVKMKEGYKLTDEVKEKIKTVLRKNASPRHVPAKIIEVPDIPYTRNMKKVESAVTNLIHGRPVTNVEALVNPECLEFFKNLPELES; encoded by the coding sequence ATGAAGAAACCGTTATGGGTGCCATCAGAAGAGAAAATTGCTCAGGCAAACATCACTGCTTACATGAAATTTCTGAGCCAAAAATACGCAAAACAGTCCTTTAAGACCTACAAGGAACTCTACGAATGGTCAGTTAACAATATACCCGATTTTTGGGCGAGTGTCTGGGAATTCTGTGGGATCGTCTTCAGCAAACCCTACGACGAAGTGGTGGATGATCCTTTCAAAATGCCGGGAGCCAAATGGTTTAGTGGAGCTCGACTGAATTTTGCAGAAAACCTTTTGAGATACCGTGACGATCAGACAGCCATAGTATTTGTTGGTGAAACTCAACAAAGAAAAACCATAACATACCGTGAACTCTACAAGCTGGTGGGAAAAATATCCCGTGCTCTAAGAAATATGGGTGTTAAGCCGGGGGATCGAGTTGTAGCTTACATGCCAAACATGATTGAAACGGTGGCATTTATGCTTGGAGCCACCAGTGTTGGAGCGATCTGGTCGTCCTGTGCATCGGATATGGGACCTGAAGCTGTTTATGATCGTTTCGGTCAGGTAGAACCCAAGGTTCTTCTAACGGTTGACGGCTATTTCTACAAAGGCAAACAATTCGATACCTTCTCAAACGCTCTAAAGCTTGCCAGCAAAATGCCATCTCTAGAAAAGGTTGTTGTTGTGTCCTACGCAGGAAATCAAATAGATCTCTCACAGATGCCCAAAGCAGTAAGGTTTGAAGAATTTATCGGTGCAGAAGATGTGGATCCCGTATTTGAGCAACTTCCTTTTGATCATCCTGTTTACATCATGTTTTCTTCCGGAACCACAGGAAAGCCAAAGTGTATGGTTCAGAGCGCAGGTGGAGTGCTGATAAATCATCTAAAAGAGTTGATCATCCATTCTGATCTCAAACGAGAAGACAAAATATTTTATATCACAACCTGTAGCTGGATGATGTGGAACTGGCTTGTAAGCTCGCTCGCTGTGGGATCAACAATGGTGCTTTATGACGGCAATCCACTCTATCCAGACGCCTATGCTATGTGGCAGATGGCTGAACGCGAGAAAATAACCATATTCGGACTAAGCGCAAGCTATGTTAATGCACTTAGAAAAGAAGGCATAAGCCCTGGCAAGAAATGTGATCTTTCCGCTCTAAAACAAATTTCTCAGACTGGCTCTCCTCTATCAGCGGATGGTTTTGAATATGTTTACTCAGACATCAAGAAAGATCTTCATTTTAATTCCATTTCCGGTGGCACCGACATAAATGGTTGTTTTGCCATCGGAAGCCCCATTCAGCATGTTTATGCCGGTGAACTTCAGGGACCTGCTCTGGGAATGAGAGTAAAGGCTTATGACGAGAATGGGAATCATATATGGGATCGAGAAGGAGAACTGGTCTGTGAAGCTGCCGCTCCATCAATGCCGCTCTATTTCTGGAACGATCCTGATGGATCCAAATATCGAGGTGCCTACTTTGAGTTCTTCCCCGGAAAAAACGTATGGCGTCACGGCGATTATGTAATTTTCCACTCTGACACCGGTGGTATTACATTTTTAGGGCGATCCGACTCAGTTTTGAAGCCTTCGGGAGTCCGCATTGGAACCGCGGAAATCTACAATCAGGTGGAAAATATCCCTGAAGTTGCGGACAGCCTGGCTATAGGCCAAAACTGGCAGGGCGATCAGCGTATAATACTTTTTGTCAAAATGAAGGAAGGTTATAAGCTAACGGACGAAGTCAAAGAAAAGATAAAAACTGTTCTTCGCAAAAACGCCTCTCCGAGACATGTTCCAGCAAAAATTATTGAAGTGCCCGACATTCCATACACAAGGAACATGAAAAAGGTCGAAAGCGCTGTAACGAATCTAATTCATGGTCGCCCTGTAACTAACGTGGAAGCTCTTGTCAATCCGGAATGCCTGGAATTCTTCAAGAATTTGCCAGAACTTGAAAGTTAG
- the zupT gene encoding zinc transporter ZupT yields MNNAWIAFGLTAFAGMATSIGSIIAFTSKKPNYRFLSIATGFSAGAMIYVSFVEILFKSAKYLSERYGDYTGNWINVASFFGGILLIGLIDNFVPSAENPHETHSEAETQLSQNKSISVVDLESSKATPVLHCGSQDHGVNHHKFMRIGFFVALAIGIHNFPEGFATFLAALESPSLGVPIAIAIALHNIPEGISVSVPILHATRSRMKALIYSALSGMSEPIGAVIGYLAIRFYFGSETVVIPSEIMGILFGGVAGIMVYISLDELIPISKAYGKGHDSIYGIVAGMLVMALSLSLMK; encoded by the coding sequence ATGAATAACGCGTGGATTGCATTCGGCCTGACAGCCTTTGCGGGCATGGCAACGTCAATCGGCAGTATCATAGCCTTCACTTCCAAAAAACCAAATTACCGGTTTCTCTCAATAGCAACAGGATTCTCAGCAGGTGCAATGATTTATGTTTCATTTGTGGAGATACTTTTCAAAAGTGCAAAATACTTATCAGAACGTTACGGAGATTACACAGGTAACTGGATCAATGTAGCTTCCTTCTTTGGTGGGATATTGCTGATTGGTCTCATCGACAATTTTGTTCCGTCCGCAGAAAATCCTCATGAAACCCACTCGGAAGCAGAAACTCAGTTGTCCCAAAATAAGTCCATCTCGGTAGTGGATCTTGAGTCATCAAAAGCTACGCCTGTGCTACATTGCGGATCCCAAGACCATGGTGTTAATCACCATAAGTTTATGCGTATAGGCTTTTTCGTAGCGCTAGCCATAGGAATTCACAACTTTCCGGAAGGATTCGCCACTTTCCTGGCTGCCTTAGAAAGCCCCAGCTTGGGTGTGCCAATTGCTATAGCAATCGCTCTTCATAACATCCCTGAGGGAATCAGCGTATCTGTCCCTATTCTACACGCCACCAGGAGTCGCATGAAAGCTTTAATATACTCCGCACTCAGTGGAATGTCTGAACCTATCGGAGCTGTTATTGGATACCTTGCGATTCGTTTCTACTTTGGAAGCGAAACTGTGGTGATCCCGTCGGAGATCATGGGCATCCTTTTTGGTGGTGTGGCAGGAATTATGGTGTATATAAGTTTGGATGAACTTATTCCGATAAGCAAAGCTTACGGAAAGGGTCACGATAGTATTTACGGAATAGTGGCTGGCATGCTGGTAATGGCCTTGAGTCTATCCCTAATGAAATGA
- a CDS encoding rhodanese-like domain-containing protein: MTGSKAGTAIETMFIDELEDYRANRKEKDYELIDVREPEEYLAGHIPGARLMPLSRFEELLGSLESDKDLLLYCGSGKRSMIAALMIAESDLKPARTINLQGGYSAWDGKELTGFPKINLFADKTSLHEILQEAINLEKGAFRFYTLSAAQESAWADTAKKLINWERHHAQTVYHILESLSPKKPLLPPFEELFETLPGNILEGGEPLEEAINKLKALPISSCYAFAELALDIEYHAYDLYKNASTLAKDARTSEILKELADQEKSHILFIAKVFASCRT, encoded by the coding sequence ATGACAGGTTCTAAGGCTGGCACAGCCATAGAAACCATGTTTATAGACGAACTGGAAGACTACCGGGCCAATCGCAAAGAAAAAGATTACGAACTAATAGATGTTAGAGAACCCGAAGAATATCTCGCCGGTCATATTCCAGGGGCAAGGTTAATGCCACTAAGTCGTTTTGAAGAACTTTTAGGGTCATTGGAGTCGGACAAAGACCTTCTTCTGTATTGCGGTAGCGGAAAAAGATCTATGATTGCCGCTTTAATGATAGCCGAAAGCGACCTGAAACCGGCTCGAACAATAAACTTACAAGGAGGCTACTCAGCCTGGGATGGTAAAGAATTGACCGGTTTCCCCAAAATAAACCTTTTTGCTGATAAGACATCTCTTCATGAAATATTGCAGGAAGCTATAAATTTAGAAAAAGGGGCTTTTCGTTTTTACACTCTATCCGCGGCTCAAGAATCTGCCTGGGCAGACACAGCCAAGAAATTGATTAACTGGGAACGCCACCACGCTCAAACCGTTTACCATATTCTGGAATCCTTATCCCCAAAAAAACCTCTGCTGCCCCCCTTTGAAGAACTTTTTGAAACCTTACCAGGTAATATTCTGGAAGGAGGAGAACCCCTGGAAGAAGCTATTAATAAATTGAAAGCTCTTCCCATCTCTTCCTGCTATGCCTTTGCTGAACTGGCTCTGGATATAGAATACCACGCCTATGACCTGTATAAAAATGCTTCAACATTAGCAAAGGATGCTAGGACTTCGGAAATTCTCAAAGAACTCGCAGACCAGGAAAAAAGTCATATTCTCTTCATAGCTAAAGTGTTCGCCTCGTGCAGGACCTGA
- a CDS encoding MCP four helix bundle domain-containing protein, protein MFKRMKLGAKIGTGFGFLIVISLIVGAVSVFNMHYVRDGVDKLSREYTPEAILASELERRVYRTMYNIRGYGFTGDKKFYEEGMTAMAQVKETIAKLEDLASRSVHSVRLKESLEEIKKKLSEYEGLVERTKKLITQQQEAATRMRSTAGVYMENVYRVLNDQNSSMEREINEGASQEALKERLKKITLVNNLIDQGNFARIANLMSRANRDSKIMEEGIKKVFPEIEKNYNELRLLLRVEADKEALEKVWQSARTYKEKM, encoded by the coding sequence ATGTTTAAAAGAATGAAACTGGGCGCAAAAATTGGTACCGGCTTTGGGTTTTTGATAGTGATCTCCCTGATAGTGGGTGCTGTTTCTGTTTTTAACATGCATTATGTTAGAGATGGAGTTGACAAACTCTCCAGGGAGTACACACCTGAGGCCATTTTAGCAAGCGAGCTTGAAAGGCGCGTTTACCGAACCATGTATAACATTAGGGGCTATGGGTTTACCGGTGATAAGAAATTTTACGAGGAAGGCATGACCGCCATGGCCCAGGTTAAAGAAACCATCGCAAAACTCGAAGACCTTGCCTCCAGGTCTGTCCATTCAGTCCGCTTAAAGGAATCTTTGGAAGAAATAAAAAAGAAGCTGAGTGAGTATGAGGGACTGGTAGAGAGAACCAAAAAACTCATAACTCAGCAGCAGGAAGCTGCTACACGTATGCGCAGTACGGCCGGTGTTTATATGGAAAACGTCTATAGAGTCTTAAATGATCAAAATAGCTCAATGGAAAGAGAAATTAACGAAGGAGCCTCCCAGGAAGCCTTAAAAGAGAGGCTTAAAAAGATAACCCTTGTTAACAACTTGATAGATCAGGGAAATTTCGCTCGTATAGCTAATCTTATGTCTAGGGCAAATCGTGACAGCAAGATTATGGAAGAAGGCATTAAGAAGGTCTTTCCTGAGATAGAGAAAAATTATAATGAACTGCGGCTACTTCTTCGGGTTGAGGCTGACAAGGAAGCTTTGGAAAAGGTGTGGCAGTCAGCTAGGACCTACAAGGAGAAAATGTAG
- a CDS encoding methyl-accepting chemotaxis protein encodes MHTARTETGTKVLELARDLMKTAGDHTLNIARESSSLLNKASTVTIIGLGVAFVAGVLFAYFITRSITNPINRAVDILSSVSNQVATVSAQVSEASQSLAEGASEQASAIEETSSSLEEMASMVKQNADNAVQAKNCMAEAREIVSKVNRHMNDMAEAIEDIRKSSEATEKIIKTIDEIAFQTNLLALNAAVEAARAGEAGAGFAVVAEEVRKLAMRAAEAAKSTAELIEKIIRSVKAGSEITEATKEAFKENVEIAEKVGLLVDEIATASSEQAQGIEQINKAVSEMDKVVQQNVANAEESAAAAEEMNAQAGEMKTIVQELVALIRGSLNVTGLGTSFERERAKLPSKASEKGQIKVLKPKMKVLESSHDHTKALAKQEVKPHQIIPLDEQDFKDF; translated from the coding sequence GTGCATACTGCTCGTACTGAAACTGGCACAAAGGTGCTTGAACTGGCTCGGGATCTTATGAAAACTGCCGGAGACCACACTTTAAATATTGCCAGGGAATCATCTTCTTTGCTTAATAAGGCATCCACAGTGACGATCATCGGTTTGGGTGTGGCATTTGTAGCTGGAGTTTTATTTGCTTATTTCATAACTCGTTCTATTACGAATCCCATCAACAGGGCTGTTGACATACTCAGTAGCGTGTCTAATCAGGTTGCGACAGTTTCAGCCCAGGTTTCGGAAGCAAGCCAGTCCTTAGCGGAAGGGGCAAGTGAGCAGGCCTCTGCCATAGAGGAAACCTCGTCTTCCCTGGAAGAAATGGCTTCAATGGTCAAACAGAATGCAGATAATGCGGTTCAAGCAAAAAATTGTATGGCTGAAGCAAGGGAAATCGTTTCGAAGGTTAACAGACACATGAACGACATGGCCGAAGCAATAGAAGATATAAGAAAGTCGAGCGAGGCAACAGAAAAGATCATAAAGACCATAGACGAGATAGCCTTTCAAACGAACCTGTTGGCTCTTAATGCCGCCGTTGAGGCAGCAAGAGCGGGAGAGGCAGGAGCCGGATTTGCGGTGGTGGCTGAAGAGGTGCGGAAACTTGCCATGAGGGCGGCGGAGGCAGCCAAGAGCACTGCCGAACTTATTGAGAAAATAATCAGATCTGTAAAGGCGGGTAGCGAGATTACTGAAGCCACTAAAGAAGCCTTTAAGGAGAATGTTGAGATAGCGGAGAAGGTTGGCTTGCTGGTGGATGAGATTGCCACGGCCTCGTCAGAACAGGCTCAGGGTATAGAGCAGATCAACAAGGCTGTCAGTGAAATGGACAAGGTGGTTCAGCAGAATGTGGCTAATGCTGAAGAATCAGCCGCGGCAGCAGAAGAAATGAATGCTCAGGCCGGTGAGATGAAAACAATAGTTCAGGAACTGGTGGCCCTCATAAGAGGGAGCTTAAATGTGACTGGGTTAGGAACATCCTTTGAGCGTGAGCGGGCTAAATTGCCTTCGAAAGCTTCTGAAAAGGGTCAGATAAAAGTCCTTAAGCCTAAAATGAAGGTTCTTGAGTCAAGTCATGATCACACCAAGGCCCTAGCAAAACAGGAGGTGAAGCCCCACCAGATCATACCTCTTGACGAGCAAGACTTTAAAGATTTTTGA